The genomic stretch ATGCCGGCCTCCCAGGCGGCTTCGACGGTGTCCCGGGCCTCCTCCTCGGGGATGTCGCGGAACATGTTGCCCAGAGGCGCAGTGCCGAATCCGATGGTGTTGTTCAGCAGCTGGTGCAGCTCGCTCATAAGATCAAAAGTCCTCACTATCGGCGGTGTTTCTCTCCCCGGGGGAACACCCTTGGCGCCGGGGTTTATTTCATCGCGCACCCGCCGGCCGTATCTTGGGTTCCATGACACCCAGCACCTGCTGGTCCGCTGAGTCCGGCGCAGGCGAGCAGCTCCTGCTCCTGCACCCCGGTGGCACCGACTCAGCGGCGATGGGCCCGCTCGCGGAACACCTCACCGGCTACCGCCAGGTGGTCCTGGACCGCCCCGGGCATGGCCGCTCAGCGGACGTCGACGGGGACTGGTCCTTCGCGATGATGGCGGACGCCGTGGCGGAGGTCCTGCAGCGGCATCCGACGCCGGCCCACGTCGTGGGGTGGAGCGACGGAGCGATCGTGGGGCTCTACCTGGCGCTGCGACGGCCCGAGCTGGTGCGCAGCCTCGTCTTCGGTGGGGCGGTTTTTCACCATTCCGGCTGGCGTCCGGGGGTGCTGGACGGGGAGCCGCCGGAGTTCATGCGGGAGGCCTACGGCGCGGTCTCCCCCGACGGGGTGCAGCACTGGGACGCCGTCGTGCAGAAGGCCCGGGAGCTGCACCTCCGGGAGCCTGATCTCAGCGTGGCGGACCTTCACGGTGTCGGCATCCCGGTGCTCATCGTGGTCGGTGATGATGATCAGGTGCAGTGGGGGCACCTGATCGAGATGCTGGAGGCCCTGCCCGACGGTGAGCTCGCCGTGCTCCCCCGCGCCACCCACGGGGCGATCGTCGAGAAGCCGGCGCTGCTGGCCAAGTTGATCCGCGAGTTCCACCATGGGGACCGCGACGACGGCGTCGCCCCGCTCCGTCGGCGCCCCTGACCCCC from Nesterenkonia sandarakina encodes the following:
- a CDS encoding alpha/beta fold hydrolase, coding for MTPSTCWSAESGAGEQLLLLHPGGTDSAAMGPLAEHLTGYRQVVLDRPGHGRSADVDGDWSFAMMADAVAEVLQRHPTPAHVVGWSDGAIVGLYLALRRPELVRSLVFGGAVFHHSGWRPGVLDGEPPEFMREAYGAVSPDGVQHWDAVVQKARELHLREPDLSVADLHGVGIPVLIVVGDDDQVQWGHLIEMLEALPDGELAVLPRATHGAIVEKPALLAKLIREFHHGDRDDGVAPLRRRP